A window from Candidatus Nitrospira neomarina encodes these proteins:
- a CDS encoding multiheme c-type cytochrome, with protein MKNLFSKIFRFLEIIPMYNRWILTIMLGIFCLSGIGFGQQPSTVVGEAEESWIKEIEQVFIPSEQCKQCHDRHYEEWKGMREQTMDLKTFGRVDGALLHGTAFTSPVFKTVLGLWLQTDPDQEQRTRCLSCHAPAVTVFPQHTDRVIDQVMKGGKRVKIEGIGCSACHLITGIQENAYGHPTFKITSGETLYGPYAEPEENLVHPSGQVDIYRGAHYCASCHFDKVRDVTRADIPGEILKGTICQDCHMERSTGSSTSQRGALTRPIGRHWFQGIVIPGIMLSNRNLQAEWFSRVDIEVKKVQGQVEGEVLVRNGALPHTFPGGDPVLKQFYVTITLKNSDGQVIDQYQERFGRTFEELLRGPIPRPFVNGGTTRHIPFTLKYPKDSEASLIEASVSYSLIPEPSKALAAKFLESLASDKEREAAERIIHDYSSPRLLTFRTMSL; from the coding sequence ATGAAGAATCTGTTTAGTAAAATTTTTCGGTTTTTGGAAATAATACCCATGTACAACCGATGGATTTTAACAATCATGTTGGGGATTTTTTGTTTATCCGGCATCGGGTTTGGTCAACAGCCAAGCACGGTTGTTGGTGAAGCAGAAGAATCCTGGATTAAGGAAATTGAACAAGTTTTTATCCCTTCCGAACAATGCAAACAATGCCATGACCGGCATTATGAAGAGTGGAAGGGGATGCGCGAGCAGACCATGGATTTAAAGACATTTGGCCGCGTGGATGGAGCTCTCCTGCATGGGACGGCTTTCACCTCTCCAGTGTTCAAAACCGTTTTAGGCCTGTGGCTTCAAACGGATCCGGATCAGGAGCAACGTACTCGCTGTCTTTCTTGTCATGCTCCAGCGGTGACCGTGTTCCCTCAACACACTGATCGAGTTATTGATCAAGTGATGAAAGGGGGAAAACGGGTCAAAATTGAAGGCATCGGTTGTAGTGCCTGTCACCTGATTACCGGCATTCAAGAAAATGCCTATGGGCACCCCACTTTTAAAATTACCTCCGGGGAGACTCTTTACGGACCCTACGCAGAACCAGAGGAGAATCTAGTGCATCCATCCGGGCAGGTGGATATTTATCGAGGGGCCCATTATTGTGCATCCTGCCACTTTGATAAGGTAAGGGATGTTACTCGGGCTGATATTCCAGGGGAAATTTTGAAAGGCACGATTTGTCAGGATTGTCATATGGAGCGTTCTACCGGGAGTTCAACCTCTCAACGTGGAGCCCTCACTCGGCCAATCGGGCGGCATTGGTTCCAAGGTATTGTGATTCCGGGGATTATGCTGAGCAATAGAAATTTACAGGCCGAATGGTTTTCGCGGGTGGATATTGAGGTTAAAAAGGTTCAGGGGCAGGTTGAGGGAGAAGTCCTGGTGCGAAATGGTGCCTTGCCTCATACTTTTCCGGGTGGCGATCCAGTGTTAAAACAATTTTATGTCACGATAACTCTCAAAAATTCAGATGGACAGGTTATCGATCAATATCAGGAACGGTTTGGCCGAACATTTGAAGAACTGCTTCGTGGTCCGATCCCCCGACCATTTGTCAATGGAGGTACAACCAGACATATCCCATTTACGTTGAAATATCCCAAAGATTCAGAGGCTTCCCTCATTGAGGCCTCAGTCAGTTATTCGCTCATTCCTGAGCCCTCGAAGGCTCTTGCTGCGAAATTCCTTGAAAGTCTGGCTTCCGATAAAGAACGGGAAGCTGCAGAACGCATTATTCATGATTATTCTTCTCCGCGTCTCCTCACGTTTCGCACCATGAGTTTATAG
- a CDS encoding ethylbenzene dehydrogenase-related protein: MSTIHAKKRIISFVVLALVVLFGLTWYQVPLVSSQGMVVLSHFSKGEVPSHPSDSAWETVAPLPVPLSGQIITRPVWPEPSARALSIRSIHNGKDIAFLLEWQDATINESLTPGVFRDGVAVALPLGDAPAFFCMGQLDHYVNIWHWKADWQSDVDRRAERAKESKREESGPRRFEVIPRRPSSVEDLVGGGFSTLTSKEQQGRIQGQGEWKNGLWRVVMKRPLTSMGDDLDNEAMLVPGRMQAIAFAVWNGENKERNGQKSVASWMQLLIDPVQASSQHGAGGIESTQSSS; the protein is encoded by the coding sequence TTGAGCACAATTCACGCCAAAAAACGGATTATTTCGTTTGTGGTTCTTGCGTTGGTGGTTTTATTCGGATTGACTTGGTATCAAGTCCCCCTTGTCAGTTCCCAGGGTATGGTTGTCCTTTCGCATTTTTCAAAAGGGGAAGTGCCTTCCCATCCTTCCGATTCAGCGTGGGAGACCGTGGCTCCCCTCCCTGTTCCTCTCAGTGGCCAAATCATTACCAGACCGGTATGGCCGGAGCCAAGTGCGAGAGCCCTCTCTATTCGATCAATTCATAACGGAAAAGATATTGCGTTTTTGCTGGAATGGCAGGATGCCACAATTAATGAATCATTGACGCCCGGGGTTTTTAGGGATGGGGTTGCCGTGGCTCTGCCTCTGGGAGATGCACCGGCCTTTTTTTGCATGGGCCAACTTGATCATTATGTGAATATTTGGCATTGGAAAGCGGATTGGCAAAGCGACGTGGATCGGCGGGCCGAGCGAGCCAAAGAATCTAAGCGGGAGGAATCAGGTCCTCGCCGGTTTGAAGTGATCCCGCGTCGGCCTTCATCGGTTGAGGACCTCGTGGGAGGAGGGTTTAGCACCCTAACTAGCAAAGAACAGCAGGGACGAATTCAAGGACAAGGGGAATGGAAAAATGGCCTATGGCGAGTGGTCATGAAACGGCCTTTGACGTCTATGGGAGACGATTTGGACAATGAAGCGATGTTGGTTCCCGGGCGCATGCAAGCCATAGCCTTTGCCGTTTGGAATGGAGAAAATAAGGAGCGGAATGGGCAAAAATCTGTTGCTTCCTGGATGCAATTACTTATTGATCCTGTTCAGGCCTCATCTCAACATGGGGCAGGAGGGATTGAGTCCACGCAGAGCTCATCATGA
- the tatA gene encoding twin-arginine translocase TatA/TatE family subunit — translation MFGSLGFTELILILMIVLIIFGAGKLPQLGEGVGKAIKGFKKSVQEAEAYDIDPQAQAENSASANQGNAQPQISQPMQTAPLETGSPMPPAAVQPAQQEQVPASSKA, via the coding sequence ATGTTTGGAAGCTTAGGATTTACAGAATTAATTCTCATCCTCATGATTGTGCTAATCATTTTTGGGGCGGGAAAATTACCGCAATTGGGCGAAGGGGTCGGAAAAGCGATTAAAGGGTTCAAGAAATCTGTTCAAGAGGCAGAAGCATATGACATAGACCCCCAAGCACAGGCTGAAAATTCGGCATCCGCCAACCAGGGAAATGCTCAACCGCAAATTTCACAGCCTATGCAGACCGCCCCGTTGGAAACGGGTTCCCCAATGCCACCGGCAGCAGTCCAGCCGGCTCAACAGGAACAGGTTCCTGCGTCCTCTAAGGCCTAA
- a CDS encoding tetratricopeptide repeat protein, whose product MEEQSAGSQTMDPQSGETTTEDRPLTVDEEIAEIEKLLSEEPDDFQARCRLGELYFNKGRMDEALAEVKKSIEMAEGIRIEMDRSLAMYYSNLGTIYGTKGMLDEATAQFKRALELNPYDVLALFNVGRLYNDKNAFLEAKEYFERLIEISPEDPIAWYNLAGVYEKLDDPNVSDFNTIDMAMQAYMKVLQFDPSHLESSFRLMEIALNLKKPDMAVKVMEDAVENNQDEPLAYYNLINTYEKCKMFEQAEETRNRLKDRFNKRSRETVKK is encoded by the coding sequence ATGGAAGAACAAAGTGCTGGAAGCCAAACAATGGATCCGCAGTCGGGGGAGACGACCACAGAAGATCGCCCTTTAACGGTTGATGAGGAAATTGCAGAGATTGAAAAGCTCCTGAGTGAGGAGCCTGACGACTTTCAAGCGCGGTGTCGCTTGGGTGAACTTTATTTCAATAAAGGACGGATGGATGAAGCACTGGCGGAAGTAAAGAAATCCATTGAGATGGCAGAGGGCATTCGGATTGAGATGGATCGATCTCTAGCCATGTACTACTCGAATCTTGGAACGATCTATGGAACGAAAGGGATGTTGGATGAGGCCACGGCTCAATTTAAACGAGCGCTGGAACTAAACCCCTATGATGTTCTTGCACTTTTTAATGTCGGCCGACTCTATAATGACAAAAATGCATTTCTGGAGGCCAAAGAGTATTTCGAACGTCTGATCGAAATTTCACCTGAAGATCCGATTGCTTGGTATAATTTGGCTGGAGTCTATGAAAAATTGGATGATCCCAATGTCTCCGATTTTAATACGATAGACATGGCTATGCAGGCGTATATGAAAGTCCTGCAGTTTGATCCAAGTCATCTTGAGTCGAGTTTTAGGCTCATGGAAATTGCCCTGAATCTGAAGAAACCTGATATGGCAGTAAAGGTCATGGAAGATGCCGTTGAAAATAATCAGGACGAACCATTGGCCTATTATAATCTGATTAACACCTATGAAAAGTGTAAGATGTTTGAGCAGGCGGAAGAAACCAGAAATCGTCTCAAGGATCGATTTAACAAGCGTTCGCGTGAAACGGTGAAAAAGTGA
- a CDS encoding B12-binding domain-containing radical SAM protein → MKISLLFPPSWHPSQPYLSIPCLSAFLEKSGVPVHQQRDLNIELLDRVLTKEFGLDIYPQLVDLVKKLEVSVSGDTGYGSKEHYARVVESLDRFPYLIDEIEPVKASLRGEEFYDIERYRECLFLIDRWLEVVSSLYFPTRMTVVDNQFAYSIYSSREILQAIHDENQNPYLVLYRKFFFPAFGQDIPDFVGVSITATSQIIPGLTLCKLIKEIHPEVHVTIGGSIFTRLVDNLRRCDRLFQLTDDFIVFEGETALLELINQLDGKKDFSKVPNLIWRQEGKIIVNQPFYSENLADHPAPNYDGFPLGDYLAPHTVLPVQFSRGCYYKDCAFCALTLDHQNFRQKDPIKVVDELEALSHKYETPYFFFTDECLALSPTKRLCKELIHRKLGLQWTAELRFEKNLSRELLTSMREAGCQKIVFGLETYNARLMDFMVKGITQENVDRICSDCVDLGIAVHCYVIVGFPTETEEESLETLNFIVNNTKLHSSYGFSCQPCLFDLEKEAPIMSDPGGYGIQRIMRPASEDLSLGFFYEVKSGMTPEQAEKVYQYVYEKISEVVCELPFNYSMADGLLYITRHNKELEVEPSRV, encoded by the coding sequence GTGAAAATTTCACTTTTATTCCCTCCTAGTTGGCATCCCTCTCAGCCCTATTTGAGTATTCCGTGTCTTTCGGCCTTTCTTGAAAAATCCGGTGTTCCGGTTCATCAGCAACGCGATTTAAATATTGAGTTGCTTGATAGGGTGTTAACTAAAGAATTTGGGTTAGATATTTATCCACAGTTAGTTGATTTGGTTAAAAAACTGGAAGTATCGGTTTCTGGAGATACCGGCTATGGGAGTAAGGAGCATTACGCTCGTGTTGTTGAATCACTTGACCGCTTTCCTTATCTCATAGATGAAATCGAACCCGTTAAAGCATCATTGCGTGGGGAAGAGTTTTACGACATTGAGCGTTACCGAGAATGTCTCTTTTTAATTGATCGGTGGTTGGAGGTTGTATCTTCTTTATATTTTCCCACCAGAATGACGGTGGTAGACAACCAATTTGCGTATTCAATCTATTCTTCCCGAGAAATTCTCCAAGCTATCCACGATGAAAACCAAAATCCGTATCTTGTGCTTTATCGAAAATTTTTCTTTCCTGCTTTTGGACAAGATATTCCAGATTTTGTTGGAGTCTCCATTACCGCAACCTCACAGATTATCCCTGGTTTAACTCTGTGTAAATTAATTAAGGAAATTCATCCGGAGGTTCATGTCACCATCGGGGGTAGTATTTTTACAAGACTGGTAGACAATCTCAGACGGTGTGATCGGTTGTTTCAATTGACAGATGACTTCATTGTGTTTGAAGGTGAGACGGCACTTTTGGAACTGATAAATCAACTAGACGGGAAAAAAGATTTTTCGAAAGTGCCGAATCTTATCTGGCGGCAAGAGGGAAAAATAATTGTGAATCAACCCTTTTACTCGGAAAATCTTGCGGACCACCCAGCCCCAAACTATGACGGGTTTCCCTTGGGTGACTATTTAGCCCCGCATACGGTGTTGCCAGTACAATTTTCTAGGGGTTGTTATTATAAGGATTGTGCGTTTTGTGCCCTGACTTTGGATCATCAGAATTTTCGGCAAAAGGATCCGATAAAAGTTGTGGATGAATTGGAAGCGTTGTCCCATAAATATGAAACACCGTATTTTTTCTTTACGGATGAATGCCTGGCTCTTTCGCCAACCAAGCGATTGTGTAAGGAACTCATTCATCGAAAATTGGGTTTACAGTGGACGGCCGAGCTGCGGTTTGAAAAGAATTTATCTCGTGAGCTACTTACATCTATGCGGGAGGCAGGATGTCAGAAAATTGTCTTTGGTTTGGAAACCTATAATGCCCGGTTGATGGATTTTATGGTGAAGGGGATTACCCAAGAAAATGTTGATCGGATCTGTTCCGATTGTGTTGATCTTGGAATTGCGGTGCATTGCTATGTGATTGTAGGGTTTCCGACCGAAACAGAGGAAGAATCATTGGAAACATTGAATTTTATTGTTAATAATACGAAGCTGCATTCCTCCTATGGGTTTTCCTGTCAACCGTGCTTGTTTGATTTAGAAAAGGAAGCTCCTATTATGAGCGATCCAGGGGGGTATGGGATTCAACGAATTATGCGACCTGCCTCGGAAGATTTGAGCTTAGGGTTCTTTTATGAAGTAAAATCGGGGATGACTCCAGAACAGGCTGAAAAAGTATATCAATATGTGTATGAAAAGATTAGTGAAGTGGTATGTGAATTACCCTTTAACTACTCCATGGCGGATGGGTTGTTATATATCACCCGGCATAACAAAGAGCTTGAGGTGGAGCCCTCTAGGGTGTAG
- a CDS encoding ethylbenzene dehydrogenase-related protein gives MRLVQTRNKRLVFGVLLSVLVVCVGLTMGQIPLAVSQPVTIPVGKITGPIPMDAANPVWESVPGIVAPLSGQTITTPMHPNISVKTVMIKMATNGEEIGVWANWGDQTLNNTTIGPQDFRDQVAVQFPVQSAGAPPFQCMGQSGGTVNIWRWNAEWQKDLGAGVAGMWDVDNQYPSIAWDYYYEEPAGGVTYPDRIGRSLGPFNPGIWSGNIMSDPNLRLGSVEDLNANGFSTLTTQASQDVVGNGLWEPYGSLKGGCCSGPTWRVVMKRSLKTQDPNDVQFAAGSSFPVAFAVWDGSNVERNGMKGISTWFTAQMPN, from the coding sequence ATGAGATTGGTGCAGACGCGTAACAAACGACTGGTGTTTGGCGTTCTTCTGTCTGTCCTGGTGGTGTGTGTAGGTTTGACCATGGGGCAGATTCCGCTGGCCGTCTCGCAACCGGTAACGATTCCGGTTGGCAAAATTACTGGCCCAATCCCTATGGATGCGGCGAATCCTGTATGGGAATCCGTGCCCGGTATCGTTGCCCCATTAAGTGGGCAGACGATAACGACCCCAATGCACCCGAACATTTCAGTGAAAACTGTGATGATCAAAATGGCAACAAATGGCGAAGAAATCGGCGTTTGGGCTAACTGGGGGGATCAAACATTAAATAACACCACCATTGGTCCTCAGGATTTCAGGGATCAAGTGGCGGTACAATTCCCTGTGCAATCTGCAGGGGCGCCTCCATTCCAATGTATGGGACAGTCTGGTGGGACGGTCAACATATGGCGTTGGAATGCGGAATGGCAAAAGGATCTTGGAGCGGGCGTGGCCGGTATGTGGGATGTGGATAATCAATATCCCTCCATTGCATGGGATTACTACTATGAAGAGCCAGCTGGTGGTGTGACCTATCCTGACCGAATTGGTCGGAGCTTAGGGCCATTTAACCCCGGCATTTGGTCTGGTAACATCATGTCCGATCCTAACCTGCGGCTGGGATCAGTTGAAGATTTGAATGCTAACGGATTTAGTACGTTGACTACCCAGGCGTCGCAAGACGTGGTAGGAAATGGATTATGGGAGCCGTATGGGTCACTGAAGGGTGGATGCTGCAGCGGTCCGACCTGGAGAGTGGTCATGAAGCGGAGTCTCAAAACTCAAGACCCCAATGATGTTCAGTTCGCGGCAGGATCGAGCTTCCCAGTAGCTTTTGCGGTCTGGGACGGTTCAAACGTAGAACGAAATGGGATGAAAGGGATTTCGACTTGGTTTACGGCTCAAATGCCAAACTAA
- a CDS encoding TorD/DmsD family molecular chaperone, with translation MTSGVKEGKKAGKNGMPVSGNEKAVKISPKDAPAVDRALCRSKLYLLVSWGYLYPEDEEFLDYLQSGEFVEDGKSALEGLKKELQNIGGNEAQERLDALVGNFDAIESWISSEGENWSLQDLRDEHRRVFSNVIALDCPPYETLFGNDHVFGQSYVMGDIAGFYSAFGLQLSPDIHERLDHLSVELEFMHYLAYKESYAILHDGADKLKTVIEAEKKFVKEHIGRWVPLFSGMLNRKADYGFYKILADFTSHWIAFDIAFLGVTPQPYSETDYRPASYNNPEGQSFECGAQDQGNELSLLMSEVGADAFLDKESGTSGQSGNA, from the coding sequence ATGACATCAGGCGTTAAAGAGGGGAAAAAAGCAGGGAAAAACGGAATGCCAGTTTCTGGAAATGAAAAGGCCGTCAAGATTTCTCCAAAAGATGCGCCAGCTGTTGACCGGGCGCTTTGTCGAAGCAAACTTTACCTGTTGGTGTCCTGGGGATATCTCTACCCAGAAGACGAGGAATTTCTGGATTATCTTCAGAGTGGGGAATTTGTTGAGGATGGAAAGTCGGCATTAGAAGGGTTGAAAAAAGAGCTGCAAAATATAGGTGGCAATGAAGCGCAAGAGCGTCTTGATGCATTGGTGGGTAATTTTGATGCCATTGAATCTTGGATATCCTCAGAGGGCGAAAACTGGAGTCTTCAAGACTTACGTGATGAGCATCGTCGCGTGTTTAGCAATGTCATCGCGTTAGATTGTCCGCCATACGAGACATTATTTGGAAATGATCATGTTTTCGGGCAGTCTTACGTAATGGGAGACATTGCTGGTTTTTATAGTGCTTTTGGCCTTCAGCTTTCTCCGGATATTCATGAACGCCTGGATCATTTGAGTGTAGAATTGGAATTTATGCATTATCTGGCGTACAAAGAATCATATGCCATTCTCCATGATGGAGCAGATAAACTTAAAACCGTCATTGAAGCTGAAAAAAAATTCGTTAAAGAGCATATTGGTCGATGGGTTCCTTTGTTTTCAGGAATGTTAAATAGAAAAGCCGATTACGGTTTTTATAAGATTTTGGCTGATTTCACCTCTCATTGGATTGCTTTCGATATTGCGTTCTTAGGGGTGACACCTCAGCCTTATTCAGAAACAGACTATCGCCCTGCGTCGTACAATAACCCTGAAGGTCAAAGTTTTGAATGTGGTGCTCAAGATCAAGGAAATGAGCTAAGCCTTCTGATGAGTGAAGTTGGAGCAGATGCATTTTTGGATAAGGAAAGTGGAACTTCAGGTCAGTCAGGAAATGCTTAG
- a CDS encoding 4Fe-4S dicluster domain-containing protein has protein sequence MSDSHLPNQPSSNPTLGRRMFLRQSAISLGATVHEFVKHRDAPPPIKKEEPVPEKTGWLRPPGAVDEELFLERCTGCADCVEVCPHDAIQVLASNDTPVIYPGESPCKLCEDLPCIGACTTEALLPVADRFQVNMGVAKVLAKMCTAGTGCNACVSKCPTEALSMDFASYHIRVDDSVCVGCGICQYICGTVNDRSAIRIVSR, from the coding sequence ATGTCGGACTCCCATCTGCCAAACCAACCTTCGTCCAATCCGACATTAGGTCGTAGAATGTTTCTTCGACAGTCGGCCATTTCCCTTGGCGCCACAGTTCATGAATTTGTCAAACATCGTGATGCTCCTCCCCCGATAAAAAAGGAGGAGCCTGTTCCTGAGAAAACGGGGTGGCTCCGTCCCCCAGGGGCTGTTGATGAGGAATTGTTTTTGGAGCGATGCACGGGATGCGCCGATTGCGTCGAGGTCTGTCCTCACGATGCCATTCAAGTGTTAGCGAGTAATGATACTCCCGTTATCTATCCAGGAGAATCTCCATGCAAATTATGTGAAGATCTCCCCTGTATCGGAGCGTGCACAACGGAGGCCCTTTTGCCCGTTGCGGATCGGTTTCAGGTAAATATGGGAGTGGCGAAAGTTTTGGCAAAAATGTGTACGGCAGGAACTGGCTGCAATGCATGTGTGTCTAAATGTCCTACGGAGGCACTTTCGATGGATTTTGCTTCTTATCACATTCGTGTAGATGATTCAGTATGCGTGGGTTGTGGCATATGCCAATATATCTGTGGAACGGTAAATGACCGTAGCGCAATTCGGATTGTTTCGAGGTAA